CTCCTCCGGCAAAAATATCCGGCACCGAGGTCCTGCCTTCCGGATCTGCCTCGATATTGCCCCGTTTATTTAATTTCAGCTCAGGTATTGTTGAAAGCAGTAATGGATTCGGCCCCTGGCCAACAGCCACTACTACCAAATCACAGTCAAAATCAAACTCTGAATCAGGTATTGCAACCGGCCTTCTCCGGCCGCTTGCATCCGGCTCAGCCAGCCTGTTTCTTAAACACCTCATTGCCCTAACCCAGCCATTTTCATATCCGTAGATTTTAATCGGGCTGGTAAGCAATTCAAACTTTATACCCTCTTCCCGGGCATGTTTTATTTCTTCAAACCTTGCCGGCATTTCAGATTCGCTGCGACGATAAACTATCGTAACCTCGCCCGCCCCGAGCCGCCGGCTGACCCTGGCAGAATCCAACGCTACATTGCCGGCGCCAATAACCGCTACCTTCCTGCCGATATTAACCGGCGTGTCATAATCGGGAAACCGATAAGCATTCATCAAATTAACCCTGGTCAGAAACTCATTGGCTGAATAAACGCCGTTAAGATTTTCTCCTTTTATTCCTAAAAAATAAGGCAATCCTGCGCCGGTTGCGATAAAAAAAGCCTTAAAACCCTCAACCCTCAACTGATCGATGGTCTTGATCCTGCCGATAACTGCGTTTACTTCCATTTTAACCCCAAGTTTTTCAATATATCCGACTTCTGTATCTACTATTTCCTTAGGCAGCCTAAACTCCGGTATGCCGTAACGCAAAACCCCGCCGACAGCGTGCAGTGATTCAAATATAATAACCTGATATCCTGTTTTGGCCAAATCAGCGGCAGCAGTCAAACCTGCCGGGCCGGAACCGATTATTGCTATCTTTTTCGTATTGCCTATTGCGTATTGCGTATTGCGTTCTAATTCTTTAAATTTCTGTTCTGGTCTTTCTGACACACCATGAGAAATTGCCCAATCGGCTACAAATCTTTCTAAACTTCCAACAGCTATTGGTTTTCCTTTTTTGGCCAATACGCAAGCCTTCTCGCACTGGGTTTCCTGGGGACAAACCCGGCCGCAAACAGCCGGCAGATTATTCTTCTCTTTTAAAACCTGGTAAGCCTTATCGAAACTGCCTTTCTTGATCTCAGCGATAAATCCCGGGATATCTATTTCGACCGGACAACCCTGGATACAACCCGCGTTCTTACACCCCAAACACCTCTTTGCCTCCAAAATAGCCTGTTCAGGGGTATAACCTAAGGCTACTTCGTTAAAGTTGTTTATCCGTTCCTGGGGATTCTGCTCTTTCATTTTTTGCCAGCTAATTTCCGGGATCTGCATTCTTTCTTTTTAAACCTGGCCTGCCTTTTCATCAATTCATCAAAATCAACTAAATGCCCGTCGAATTCCGGTCCGTCTACGCAGGCAAACTTTGTTTCATTGCCGACTGTCACCCTACATGAACCGCACATCCCGGTCCCATCCAGCATAATCGAATTAAGAGAAACCAATGTCTTTACCTTATAATGCCTGGACAAATTACTTACCGCGGCCATCATCGCCAGCGGCCCGATAGCGTAGATTAAATCGAAAGATTTATCTTTTAGCAAGATCTCACTGAGGAGATCGGTTACAAATCCCTTGCGGCCATAAGAACCATCATCAGTAGAGACATAAACCTTACTGGTTAAGGCCCGCAACTGTTTTTCCAATATTAAGTCCTCCGCGGACTTAGCTCCGAGAATAACAGCTACTTCTCCCCTTTCTTGCTTAATCGCCCGGGCGATCGGATAAGCCTCAGCCGCGCCTACTCCTCCGGCAATAAACAAAACTCTTTTTTCTTTGACAGCCAGGGAGGGCTTGCCCAGAGGACCGGCCAGGTCAAGTAAACCGTCACCGGCATTTAAAGAGCATAATTGATCTGTTGTCTTGCCTGCCTTCTGAACAATTATACTAATCGTGTCCTCGGGCTCATCAAAGCCATGGATGGTTAAGGGAATTCTTTCTCCTTTTTCAGTTATTCGCAGGATAATAAATTGGCCCGGTTGGGCCGCTTTAGCAATCTGGGGTGAGGATATTTCCAGGTAACAAACGGAAGGATTTAGGTCTTCCTTTTTCAGTATCCTGTACATAATCTTTTGCGAAGGGCTATAGACTCCTACAATTTTTCTATTATTCTTTCGATAAAACTTGCCCGGCCGGTCCGGGGATCAATGTCTATCACAACCCCCTGAAGCTGAATGTTTTCATCAGCCATCTGGAACCTAACCGGCATACAAGTAATAAACCGCTCTAAGACCTGCTCTTTCCTCCTGCCTAACACAGAGTTTATCGGTCCGGTCATCCCTATATCGCTGATATAGGCTGTTTTATTGGGAAGTATCTTTTCGTCAGATGTCTGCACATGAGTATGGGTACCGGCCACAGCGCTGACCAGGCCATCAAGGTACCATCCCATGGCTATTTTTTCGCTGGTTGCTTCAGCGTGAATATCTACAACAATTACCCTGGTTTCCTTTTTTATCCGGTCTATTTCTTCCCTGACTGATTTAAAAGGACAATCCATGGGCATCATAAACACGCGGCCTAAAAGATTTATAACTCCGATCTTTATTCCACTTTTCCCCTCAATCACCAAACTGCCTTTACCGGGAACACCAAAAGGATAATTGGCCGGGCGAAGCAATCTGTTTTCAATATCTATTATGTCAAGAACCTCTTTTTTCTTCCAGATATGATCACCGCTGGTTATTACATCAATCCCAAAAGATAAAAGTTCCTTAACCATAGCCGGGGTAAGCCCGCTGCCCCCAGCTGCATTTTCACCATTGGCAACCACCAGTTCCGGTTTATGAACTGTTTTGAGCTTACCCAGGAGAGTCTTTATTGCCTGACGCCCGGGACTGCCAACAATGTCACCGATCATTAAAACCTTCATCTTTGCCTTCCTTTTAAAGTGTCAAAGATTCAAAGTGTCATCGCTCACTTCGTTCGCTAGTGTCAGAGAAAGATCTTACTTTGACACTCCCTAAGTGGTCATTTAGCATAGTCGATCGCCCGTGTTTCCCTGATTACCGTTACCTTTACCTGGCCGGGATATTCTAACTGTTCTTCTACTTTTCCGGTAATCTCGCGGGCCAGGCCTACAGCCGCCAGATCATCTATCTTATTGGGCTGGACAATGACCCTGACTTCTCTGCCGGCCTGAATAGCATAAGCTTTCTCTACCCCTTTGAAAGCGTTAGCTATTGACTCTAATTTTTCAAGCCGCTTAACGTATGTCTCTAAGGTTTCGCGCCTCGCCCCCGGCCTGGCTGCTGAAATAGCATCGGCAGCCTGAATTAAAACAGCCATCAGGCTTTTGGCATCTTCGTCCTGATGATGGGCGCTTATTGCATGAATAACCTGCGGCGATTCACCATATCTTTTTGCCAGATCAGCGCTGAGCTTGGCATGAGGCCCTTCTATTTCATGGGTTAATGCCTTACCGATATCATGCAGCAGGCCTATTCGTTTGGCAATCTTTACATCTTCACCCAACTCAGCTGCTATTATACCCATCAACTGACTAA
The sequence above is drawn from the Candidatus Omnitrophota bacterium genome and encodes:
- the gltA gene encoding NADPH-dependent glutamate synthase, producing MKEQNPQERINNFNEVALGYTPEQAILEAKRCLGCKNAGCIQGCPVEIDIPGFIAEIKKGSFDKAYQVLKEKNNLPAVCGRVCPQETQCEKACVLAKKGKPIAVGSLERFVADWAISHGVSERPEQKFKELERNTQYAIGNTKKIAIIGSGPAGLTAAADLAKTGYQVIIFESLHAVGGVLRYGIPEFRLPKEIVDTEVGYIEKLGVKMEVNAVIGRIKTIDQLRVEGFKAFFIATGAGLPYFLGIKGENLNGVYSANEFLTRVNLMNAYRFPDYDTPVNIGRKVAVIGAGNVALDSARVSRRLGAGEVTIVYRRSESEMPARFEEIKHAREEGIKFELLTSPIKIYGYENGWVRAMRCLRNRLAEPDASGRRRPVAIPDSEFDFDCDLVVVAVGQGPNPLLLSTIPELKLNKRGNIEADPEGRTSVPDIFAGGDIVTGAATVIEAMGMGKRAARAIDNYLTKLINC
- a CDS encoding sulfide/dihydroorotate dehydrogenase-like FAD/NAD-binding protein, with the translated sequence MYRILKKEDLNPSVCYLEISSPQIAKAAQPGQFIILRITEKGERIPLTIHGFDEPEDTISIIVQKAGKTTDQLCSLNAGDGLLDLAGPLGKPSLAVKEKRVLFIAGGVGAAEAYPIARAIKQERGEVAVILGAKSAEDLILEKQLRALTSKVYVSTDDGSYGRKGFVTDLLSEILLKDKSFDLIYAIGPLAMMAAVSNLSRHYKVKTLVSLNSIMLDGTGMCGSCRVTVGNETKFACVDGPEFDGHLVDFDELMKRQARFKKKECRSRKLAGKK
- a CDS encoding TIGR00282 family metallophosphoesterase translates to MKVLMIGDIVGSPGRQAIKTLLGKLKTVHKPELVVANGENAAGGSGLTPAMVKELLSFGIDVITSGDHIWKKKEVLDIIDIENRLLRPANYPFGVPGKGSLVIEGKSGIKIGVINLLGRVFMMPMDCPFKSVREEIDRIKKETRVIVVDIHAEATSEKIAMGWYLDGLVSAVAGTHTHVQTSDEKILPNKTAYISDIGMTGPINSVLGRRKEQVLERFITCMPVRFQMADENIQLQGVVIDIDPRTGRASFIERIIEKL